In Marasmius oreades isolate 03SP1 chromosome 1, whole genome shotgun sequence, one DNA window encodes the following:
- the SPM1 gene encoding Subtilisin-like proteinase Spm1, whose translation MQRHSFTALNSNFIVDYEYQFVKELGQGAYGCVVAARHRQTGDGCAIKKITNINTKRILTKRCLREIRLLHHFRGHKNITCLYDMDIVFKADGNFDEVYLYEELMEADLHAIIRSGQPLTDAHFQSFLYQTLCGLKYIHSANVLHRDLKPGNLLVNADCELKICDFGLARGYTPGSGTSKAAGNQGFMTEYVATRWYRAPEIMLSFANYTTAIDVWSVGCILAELLGGKPIFKGRDYVDQLNQILHYLGTPSEDTLRRVGSPRAQEYIRSLPIKPRVAFNVLFPRANPLAIDLLSKMLCFDPAKRISCEEALNHPYLQVWHDPADEPICESKFDFCFEDEDSIDGMKRLIVEEVNEFRAEVRAQARATGQIRRQDSLPLPSRDEIMNSPMQTEGHTSNFTTPPHSYNRPPSPIMDDPSEGLERELAVTQLGARR comes from the exons ATGCAAAGACACAGCTTCACCGCTCTCAATTCCAATTTCATCGTCGATTACGAATACCAGTTCGTCAAAGAGCTTGGCCAAGGTGCTTATGGATGTGTCGTTGCTGCTAGACATCGCCAGACGGGAGATGGATGTGCTATCAAGAAGATTACAAACATCAACACCAAG CGTATCCTAACCAAGCGATGCCTTCGCGAGATCAG gcttcttcatcactTCCGAGGTCATAAAAAT ATAACTTGCCTCTACGATATGGACATCGTGTTCAAAGCTGACGGAAATTTCGATGAGGTCTACCTCTAC GAAGAGCTCATGGAAGCTGATCTACATGCCATA ATTCGTTCCGGACAGCCTCTCACTGATGCCCActtccaatctttcctttaCCAGACTCTCTGCGGTCTCAAATATATCCACTCTGCCAATGTTCTCCACCGAGATCTCAAACCTGGAAACTTGCTGGTCAACGCCGATTGTGAACTCAAAATCTGTGATTTTGGCCTCGCTCGAGGGTACACACCTGGAAGTGGTACTTCAAAAGCTGCAGGGAACCAAGGTTTCATGACCGAGTATGTCGCTACCAGATGGTATCGTGCGCCTGAAATCATGTTGAGTTTCGCGAACTAC ACTACCGCCATTGATGTCTGGTCTGTAGGATGTATCTTGGCAGAACTTCTAGGTGGAAAGCCAATTTTCAAAGGACGAGA TTATGTGGATCAACTTAACCAAATCCTCCATTACCTTGGTACTCCTTCCGAAGATACACTTCGTCGCGTTGGATCCCCTCGT GCGCAAGAATACATCAGGTCGCTTCCTATCAAACCTCGAGTTGCATTCAATGTTCTATTCCCTCGTGCGAATCCTTTGGCGATCGATCTACTTTCGAAAATGCTCTGTTTTGATCCTGCAAAACGGATAAGCTGCGAGGAGGCCCTTAACCACCCGTATCTCCAAGTCTGGCATGACCCTGCCGACGAGCCTATCTGCGAATCT AAATTTGATTTCTGTTTCGAGGACGAAGATAGCATTGACGGAATGAAGAGGTTGATTGTTGAAGAAGTCAACGAGTTCCGTGCTGAAGTACGCGCTCAGGCTAGAGCCACTGGTCAGATTCGCAGACAAGATAG CTTGCCTCTGCCTTCTCGTGATGAGATCATGAACTCGCCCATGCAAACGGAAGGACACACCTCCAATTTTACTACTCCCCCTCATAGCTATAACCGCCCACCGAGCCCGATTATGGATGATCCTAGTGAGGGTTTGGAGCGTGAGCTTGCTGTGACACAATTAGGTGCTAGACGATGA